The following proteins are encoded in a genomic region of Candidatus Thermoplasmatota archaeon:
- the nadA gene encoding quinolinate synthase NadA, producing MEIAERIKELKKQKDAILLVHNYQIPEIQELGDFIGDSLGLAQAASKTKAKVIVFCGVDFMAESAKILNPDKIVVHPEPKAKCPMAAMVNIEKLKKLKAEHPEAQVVSYVNTTAETKALSDFCCTSANAVKVVKSLQAKEIIFLPDKHLAEWVSKQVPDKNIIPWEGYCWVHQDLIKKPIIEMIKKEHPKAEVLAHPECVAEVRDIADFVLSTEGMVKHVAKSDKKEFIIGTEKELCYRLKKENPHKIFYPVKNAICREMKMITLEKVLRSLENLEPRIELLKETIEKARKPLEKMIEIGRED from the coding sequence ATGGAAATCGCAGAAAGAATAAAAGAATTAAAAAAACAGAAAGATGCTATTCTCCTAGTACATAATTATCAAATACCTGAGATTCAGGAGCTAGGTGATTTTATTGGCGATTCTTTAGGGTTAGCGCAGGCTGCTAGCAAAACAAAAGCAAAAGTAATAGTATTTTGCGGAGTTGATTTCATGGCTGAGAGCGCTAAAATATTAAATCCTGATAAAATAGTAGTTCATCCTGAGCCTAAAGCAAAATGCCCTATGGCTGCAATGGTAAATATAGAAAAATTAAAGAAACTAAAAGCAGAGCATCCAGAAGCACAAGTAGTGAGTTATGTGAATACAACTGCAGAGACCAAAGCACTTTCAGATTTTTGCTGTACTTCTGCAAATGCGGTTAAAGTAGTGAAAAGCTTGCAAGCTAAAGAAATAATATTTCTGCCTGACAAACATCTTGCCGAGTGGGTTAGCAAACAAGTACCTGACAAAAATATAATTCCTTGGGAAGGCTATTGCTGGGTGCATCAAGATTTAATTAAGAAACCTATTATTGAAATGATTAAAAAGGAGCATCCTAAAGCTGAGGTATTGGCACATCCTGAGTGTGTTGCTGAGGTTAGAGATATTGCAGATTTTGTACTCTCTACAGAAGGTATGGTAAAGCATGTGGCAAAATCAGATAAAAAAGAATTTATTATAGGCACTGAAAAAGAGCTTTGCTATAGATTAAAAAAAGAGAATCCCCATAAAATTTTCTATCCTGTAAAAAATGCAATATGCAGAGAGATGAAGATGATAACTTTAGAGAAGGTATTGAGAAGCTTAGAGAATTTAGAGCCTAGGATAGAGCTTTTAAAAGAAACTATTGAGAAGGCAAGAAAGCCTTTAGAGAAAATGATAGAAATAGGAAGGGAGGATTGA
- the nifU gene encoding Fe-S cluster assembly scaffold protein NifU, whose amino-acid sequence MYSEKLMEHFRNPHNMGELENPDGVGTVGNPICGDLMSIYIKVKDNKIEDIKFKTFGCAAAIATSSMITELAKGKTLEEALKITKEEIADALEGLPPIKMHCSNLAAEGLKVAIKDYLAKKGKY is encoded by the coding sequence ATGTACTCAGAAAAGCTCATGGAGCATTTTAGGAATCCGCACAATATGGGTGAACTTGAGAATCCTGACGGTGTTGGTACGGTGGGAAACCCGATATGCGGAGATTTGATGTCCATCTATATAAAAGTCAAAGACAACAAAATTGAAGATATAAAATTCAAAACTTTTGGGTGCGCTGCAGCTATAGCCACAAGCTCTATGATAACAGAGCTTGCAAAAGGAAAAACCTTAGAAGAAGCTTTAAAAATAACTAAAGAAGAAATTGCAGATGCTTTAGAAGGACTTCCTCCTATTAAAATGCACTGCTCTAATTTAGCTGCTGAAGGTCTTAAGGTAGCAATTAAAGATTATCTAGCTAAAAAAGGAAAATACTAA
- a CDS encoding sulfide-dependent adenosine diphosphate thiazole synthase produces MHESVVTRAIVSEFTKGLEEYAKTDVIIIGGGPSGLMAGYELAKKNIKVLIVERNNYLGGGFWIGGYLMNTLTVRAPGHKVLDEFNIPYKKFAENLYVANGPHACSKLIAATCESGAKILNMTRFDDVVLREKNRVAGAVVNWTPVSALPRELTYVDPIGLESKVVIDASGHEAVVVKKLEERKLIKTLGMGAMWVEKSEDLVLEHTGEACPGLVVVGMAVSTTYGLPRMGPTFGAMLLSGRKGAEITYGLLKKKA; encoded by the coding sequence ATGCACGAGAGTGTAGTAACAAGAGCTATAGTAAGTGAATTTACTAAAGGCTTGGAAGAATACGCTAAAACAGATGTTATTATTATAGGCGGTGGCCCAAGCGGATTGATGGCTGGCTATGAGCTTGCTAAGAAAAACATAAAAGTACTCATAGTGGAGCGAAATAATTATCTTGGCGGCGGGTTCTGGATAGGAGGCTATTTGATGAATACCCTTACCGTAAGAGCTCCTGGACATAAAGTTCTAGATGAATTTAATATTCCTTACAAGAAATTTGCAGAAAATCTTTATGTAGCTAACGGTCCGCACGCATGCTCTAAACTGATAGCTGCGACTTGCGAATCAGGTGCGAAAATTCTCAATATGACTAGATTTGATGACGTTGTGCTTAGGGAGAAAAATAGGGTTGCAGGCGCTGTAGTTAATTGGACTCCTGTCTCTGCACTCCCAAGAGAACTCACATACGTTGATCCCATCGGTCTTGAATCCAAAGTAGTAATTGATGCAAGTGGTCATGAAGCTGTGGTTGTGAAAAAATTAGAAGAAAGGAAATTAATTAAAACACTTGGCATGGGCGCTATGTGGGTTGAGAAATCAGAGGATCTTGTTTTAGAGCATACTGGTGAAGCTTGTCCAGGCTTGGTTGTTGTAGGTATGGCTGTCTCCACTACCTATGGCTTGCCTAGAATGGGACCTACTTTCGGCGCTATGCTATTATCGGGTAGGAAAGGCGCTGAGATAACTTATGGGCTACTTAAAAAGAAAGCTTAA
- the nifS gene encoding cysteine desulfurase NifS: MKRIYLDHAATTPIAQEVLKEMLPYFTEFYGNASSLHSFGREAHNAIEKARAQIANLIKAKEEEIIFTSSGTESDNLAIKGIAYRHKELITDFEGPHIITSAIEHPAVLETCKYLEQQGFRVKYLPVDKYGFVNVEELENSISKGTFLITIMHANNEIGTIEPIEEIGKIAKERDVILHTDAVQSFGKVPIDVGKMNADLLSVSAHKIYGPKGVGALYIKRGVQVEPFIHGGGHERGLRSSTENIAGIVGLGKAAELAQQRIESDAAYMTKLRDKLIKNITENVEESYLNGHPTKRLPNNAHFRFTGIEGESLVLSLDEKGIASSTGSACSSKKLEPSHVLLAIGLNEVEAHGSLRLTLGRENTEEEIDYVLGVLPEVVERLRKISPLWGKKLELEEWKKKLEKEERKSKEIELR; encoded by the coding sequence ATGAAAAGAATATATTTAGATCATGCCGCTACAACGCCAATAGCTCAAGAAGTACTCAAAGAAATGCTGCCCTATTTTACAGAATTTTACGGCAACGCATCAAGCTTGCATTCTTTTGGCAGAGAAGCTCATAATGCAATAGAGAAAGCAAGAGCTCAAATTGCTAATTTAATAAAAGCGAAAGAAGAAGAAATTATATTTACCAGCAGTGGTACTGAAAGCGATAATTTAGCGATTAAAGGTATTGCTTATAGGCATAAAGAGCTAATTACTGATTTTGAAGGTCCTCATATAATTACAAGCGCTATTGAGCATCCTGCAGTATTGGAAACTTGTAAATATTTAGAGCAACAGGGATTTAGAGTGAAATATCTGCCTGTTGATAAATATGGATTTGTAAATGTGGAAGAGTTAGAAAATTCTATTTCCAAAGGTACTTTTCTAATTACAATAATGCATGCAAATAACGAAATAGGTACTATTGAGCCAATCGAAGAAATAGGTAAAATTGCAAAAGAAAGAGATGTAATTTTACATACAGATGCGGTTCAGAGCTTTGGTAAAGTACCTATAGACGTGGGAAAAATGAATGCTGATTTACTCTCTGTCTCAGCACATAAAATTTACGGTCCTAAAGGCGTTGGCGCATTGTATATAAAGAGAGGAGTGCAAGTTGAGCCTTTTATACATGGCGGAGGACATGAGAGGGGTTTGCGCTCAAGTACTGAGAACATTGCTGGTATTGTAGGCTTAGGCAAAGCAGCAGAGCTAGCACAGCAAAGAATTGAAAGCGATGCGGCATATATGACAAAACTAAGGGATAAACTAATAAAAAATATTACTGAAAATGTTGAAGAATCATATCTTAATGGGCATCCAACAAAAAGATTGCCTAACAATGCCCATTTCAGATTTACAGGAATAGAAGGTGAAAGTCTTGTGCTAAGCCTTGATGAAAAAGGCATTGCTAGCTCTACAGGCTCTGCATGCTCTTCTAAAAAATTAGAGCCTTCTCATGTATTACTTGCAATAGGCTTAAATGAGGTAGAAGCGCATGGCTCTTTAAGGTTAACGCTTGGCAGGGAGAACACAGAAGAAGAAATAGATTATGTTCTGGGTGTTTTGCCTGAGGTTGTAGAGAGATTGAGAAAAATTTCGCCGCTCTGGGGCAAGAAGTTAGAGTTGGAGGAATGGAAGAAGAAACTTGAAAAGGAGGAGAGGAAGAGTAAAGAGATAGAATTAAGATAA
- a CDS encoding cysteine synthase family protein, with translation MPNNILDLIGNTPLVQVKNLNPNPNLEIYLKLEKFNPGGSVKDRIAKYMIEHAEKEGLLRKDKIVIEPTSGNTGIGLALVCRVKGYNLTLVMPETASTERRQLLISLGAKIILSEGEKGMNGAEDLAKEIVKKEKDKYFMPNQFANKYNVLAHYETTGVEILRDTNHRITHFVAGIGTSGTLMGVSKRLKEYNKEIKVIAVQPHPKTPIAGLKNLEVQYVPAIWDRARVDELYEVTLEEAEENARLLALAEGLFVGPSSGAIFSVARKEAQKIEKGVIVAMAPDGGERYLSTELCSPAKCLECAQKYGVLCSYSDGKPVISASTFEKPSP, from the coding sequence ATGCCGAACAATATTCTTGACCTTATTGGCAATACCCCTTTAGTGCAAGTAAAAAATTTAAATCCAAACCCTAATTTAGAAATATATTTAAAACTTGAAAAATTCAATCCTGGCGGAAGCGTTAAAGATAGAATTGCAAAATATATGATTGAGCATGCTGAGAAAGAAGGCTTGCTTAGAAAAGATAAAATTGTAATTGAGCCTACTTCAGGCAATACAGGTATTGGCTTGGCATTGGTATGCAGAGTAAAAGGTTACAATTTAACGCTTGTAATGCCAGAAACAGCGAGTACTGAAAGAAGACAACTTTTGATAAGCTTAGGAGCTAAAATAATTCTATCGGAAGGCGAAAAAGGTATGAACGGAGCTGAGGATTTGGCAAAAGAAATTGTAAAAAAAGAAAAAGATAAATATTTCATGCCTAACCAGTTTGCAAATAAATACAATGTGCTAGCGCACTATGAGACTACAGGCGTAGAGATTTTGCGCGATACTAATCACAGAATAACTCATTTCGTTGCAGGTATTGGTACTAGCGGTACTCTGATGGGCGTGAGTAAAAGATTAAAAGAATACAATAAAGAGATAAAAGTAATAGCAGTGCAGCCTCACCCTAAAACTCCGATAGCAGGATTGAAAAATTTAGAAGTGCAATATGTACCTGCAATTTGGGATAGAGCTAGAGTAGACGAGCTTTATGAAGTGACTTTAGAAGAAGCTGAAGAAAATGCAAGGTTGTTAGCGCTAGCTGAAGGTCTTTTCGTGGGTCCAAGCTCAGGAGCTATTTTCAGTGTTGCAAGAAAGGAAGCGCAAAAAATTGAAAAAGGCGTAATTGTAGCAATGGCTCCTGATGGCGGTGAAAGATACCTTTCTACTGAACTCTGCTCGCCAGCTAAATGCTTGGAATGCGCTCAGAAGTATGGAGTGCTGTGCTCATATTCAGATGGCAAACCTGTGATAAGCGCAAGTACATTTGAAAAGCCATCACCTTAA
- a CDS encoding helix-turn-helix domain-containing protein — protein sequence MKPPCEIIVSKIIPIIRACIVNALGSEHKLKQTEIARRLGITQASVSQYFSSARATDKSILKLFPEVRAKASRIAKDVIEGELKKSDIVFLVCSLCSELRKKSKFCKYHRSFAQLEKCRICYK from the coding sequence ATGAAGCCACCTTGTGAAATAATAGTTAGCAAAATAATACCTATCATTAGAGCATGTATTGTAAATGCTCTTGGCTCAGAGCACAAGCTAAAGCAGACTGAAATAGCGCGAAGATTAGGTATTACTCAAGCGTCTGTAAGCCAATATTTCTCTTCAGCAAGAGCTACTGACAAAAGTATTTTGAAATTATTTCCTGAGGTAAGAGCGAAAGCATCAAGAATTGCAAAAGATGTTATTGAAGGAGAACTAAAAAAGTCTGATATTGTGTTTTTAGTTTGTTCGCTTTGTAGTGAACTCAGAAAAAAATCAAAGTTTTGCAAATATCACAGGAGTTTCGCGCAGCTGGAAAAGTGCAGAATATGCTATAAGTAA
- a CDS encoding ThiF family adenylyltransferase translates to MIEKERYSRQIILKEIGEEGQKKLLDSSVAVIGCGALGNVIANNLARAGVGRIKIVDRDFVELNNLQRQSLFEESDIGKCKALVTEEKLRGINSEISIEGIADDVNPLSIEGIIKDMNLVLDATDNLETRFLINDVCIKNKIPWVYGGAVSTYGMSLSVIPNLTPCLRCVFPEMPEPASLPTCELVGVLNTIPTIIGSIEATEALKILIGDYEAINKNLLIYDAWRNDFKTVKIQKNEKCKCCVEHEFEFLTAKARDIISKLRGVNAVQIIPVKQSKISLEELASKLEKLGEVKIDKSKIFLEFKINSYVLKIFWNARTVVYGTGDEKIAKSLCAKYVGT, encoded by the coding sequence ATGATTGAAAAAGAGCGCTACAGCAGACAAATAATATTAAAGGAAATAGGCGAAGAAGGTCAAAAGAAACTTCTAGACAGTTCTGTAGCTGTCATTGGATGCGGCGCTTTAGGCAATGTAATAGCAAATAATCTTGCAAGAGCAGGTGTAGGAAGAATAAAAATTGTGGATAGAGATTTTGTAGAATTAAACAATCTTCAGCGCCAGAGCTTATTTGAAGAAAGTGATATTGGCAAATGCAAAGCTTTAGTTACAGAAGAAAAGTTAAGAGGGATCAATTCTGAAATTAGTATTGAAGGTATAGCTGACGATGTTAATCCCTTAAGTATTGAGGGAATAATAAAAGATATGAATTTAGTTCTGGATGCAACTGACAATCTAGAAACTAGATTTTTAATTAACGACGTATGCATAAAAAATAAAATTCCTTGGGTTTATGGCGGGGCAGTTAGTACTTACGGAATGAGTCTTAGTGTTATTCCAAACCTAACGCCTTGTTTGAGATGCGTTTTTCCAGAAATGCCAGAACCTGCAAGTTTGCCTACTTGTGAGCTTGTAGGTGTTTTAAATACAATACCTACAATTATTGGCTCTATTGAAGCTACTGAAGCTCTTAAAATACTCATTGGCGATTACGAAGCTATAAACAAAAATCTTTTAATCTATGACGCTTGGCGTAACGATTTTAAGACTGTAAAAATTCAAAAAAATGAAAAATGCAAGTGCTGTGTAGAGCATGAATTTGAATTTCTAACTGCAAAAGCTCGTGATATAATAAGCAAGCTACGCGGTGTTAATGCAGTCCAGATAATACCAGTAAAGCAGAGTAAAATTTCGCTAGAAGAGCTGGCTTCAAAATTGGAGAAGTTAGGAGAGGTTAAAATTGATAAAAGCAAAATCTTTTTGGAATTCAAAATAAATTCTTATGTGCTTAAAATTTTCTGGAATGCTAGAACTGTAGTCTATGGCACTGGGGATGAAAAAATCGCAAAATCGCTGTGTGCTAAGTATGTAGGTACATGA